Below is a genomic region from Alosa sapidissima isolate fAloSap1 chromosome 19, fAloSap1.pri, whole genome shotgun sequence.
TGACAACGAGGAGCAGCTCtcggaaaaaagagagagccaATACTTCACTGTCAGTACGTCAGTTCGCCAGAGTCAGCCTTCAGAAGACCACAAGGAGGCCATTGAGAATGACCCAGACAATTCTGGTTCCATTGAGAATGACCCAGACAATTTTGGTTCTGGAACCAAACGGGAATGTCCAGAGGGGAGGTCAGGTTTGGAGGACAGCGTGGAGACTGACTGTGACGTCGATGACTCGGACACCACGCTGTACTTCAGTGCTGACCCCACCTCTCCTCACTGTGTTACCAACGTGCCTGCTGTGGCCAAAGACACACACCTGGAGGCCATAGCACAGCTGTCGCCCGTTCCCAACCGAGAGCCACTTCAGTGGGGAACCAAGGAACTACTAAGCAGAGAACCATGCTTTACGTCCACCCCCAAACATGACCTCAAGGCTAAGGAAAACATCGGACCTCGGCCATTAGGTTTCAGAAGGCAGGTCCAGTTTAAGTAAGGTTGCAGCTTAAAGGTTCTTATTCTCTTCTTATAGAatgaataatttaaaaaatagtaTACTTTATACAGAATCTGCAGCAGTGACAATATCATATGCaattttagattagattagattcaattcAACTTTATTCACAATCCACACACAACCTCCTTTGTGCTATGTAATGGTGTAATAGTGACACTTATAGGTGTATGCAGTTACTATAAAGACTCCTTGGAGTACGTAAACATTACCCAGACCTGTTGAACTGGTGGGGAAGATTAAGATGAACATTTGTGGTGTACACATATTAGCACAATACACAATCAGAAAGTTCATAACATAATATACTGTCTATACCGTTCATAATATGATATACTGTCTGTACAGTTCATACTATGATATACTGTCTATAGTTCATACTATGATCTACTGTCTATAGTTCATAATATGATATACTGTCTATACATAATATGATATACAGTCTATACAGTTCATACTTAGATATACTGTCTGTACAGAGGTACTCTGTTTGAAAACAGAAAGACATGCACACTGAGAGGACATGCCACCTGTAGCGCTGCCCTGAGCTGAAACTATGGAATACTTTTGGGATACGGAATACTTTTGGGATATTTTTCATTTTGGGAAACAGGTTACCTatgtttgcatatgtttggACATACCGGTACAGCTGCTACACTCAATAAGCTGCTTTTTGtagtttctttttttatgtttgaCTGTTTTCGTAATGTATTTGTATATACAAGGCACTTTTATTGACAAACTGCAAAATGCAGTGTAGACCCCTCTTTTGTATGAGCTGTGTGTTACATTGAATATGGGAAAAACACACATTCTGTGTTCAAATTTACTGTAAAATGTATATTCCGTCCTCCTGATACTCCTTCATGGGAGTCATATACTTAACGTAAAAATACATTACTTAAACTATACATTTTGGTATGTATCTATTTAATGGAGTGTTAATTTTGTATGATTTTGTACGTCTTCGCATTTTTTTGCAAGTCATGCCACATGTAAGTCATGACCACAGGACTTAGTTCTAAATAAAGCAAACTATATTTACCTTTACAGCGTTTGTTTCTGTTTGAGGGATATGACTTTTTGAACTGGAATAAATTAATGAGGGCGGTTCTGGAGGAATTCCACGGTAGAATAGGCACACTGCATCGATACAAACATTTAACCTGGAACATAGTTTGGGTGCAGTTATTCACATACTGTAAGAGaagatttaaaacaaaatagTTGGCCATGATACTACTTCTattaccactacactactgcactgTATGTgaaccacagtgtgtgtgtgtgtgtccatgttagCTAATGACACCAATAATATAGTTAGACTGCAGGGGGCAGCATGTCACAACCGGTATTAAATACAGGATACCCTCACGTTCAAAGTGTaatgtcagtcacacacacaaacacaccttttcCACCTTTCATTTCATGTTCAATTTAGATAAAAAGAGATTATTTGCCCTCAAACCCCAAACTCACCGCACACAATGTAAACATGTAGCAGAGATTTCATCACCTTCAGAGTTTATTTCATGTGCAGAAACTATATTTGGTCTCCTCTACCAGCTTTTGGCACATATGACCTCATTTCCATACACGTCTCGCGTTTGTCTTCTGTGCCATACAAAAATGATCAAAAGGTTGAAAAACGTGCTACTTCACCTGAAGTGATTTTCCATGTCATCATTCTTAACTGTTCAGTACATTAGGTTTACCTCACCTGCCCAGCAATGGAGATATATGATGTCAGCCAGGTGAAATCTGAAAATTACATGAAACCTACCAGAAACCTTCTTCTGGTCTAACAAAGACAACAAGTGGAAGAAAATCCTCTGGTATTTTTTGTCAGCTGTCACCATGTGTGGATTTTTCTGTTGGTAATAGATAACTTATGAGAAATCAGCTACAGTGCTTGAAGGTCAAGTGAAGGGCTGGAGCCGAGGTCCTTTCTGAGCCTGAAACTTTTGGCATCTCTTCTGACAGTCTTCGTCCTTGAATCGAGACACACAGAACATTTTGTGTTTGCACAAAATTCAGACGGGACACATCTGAAGGACAACAGAACCTACAAAACTGGTCTGCCTGGGAGAGGACAAAAAGGCCCAAATGTTTTGGCGTTTTGCTCATCTTTCCTCTGAACTGCAGTGCTTATAGAGCTCAGGGACACAGAAGAAAGGGCTGGAGTTGTTTCCCAGAAAGCCAGATCTTATATATGGAATATGGTATAATAATATGGTATAATATATATGGTAATCATTGGTGAAAGAGGTAAATCAGTGCATGGGTCTATAAACACTAGAAGGGATGATTTCACAGGTGCTTTTTATAGTAATTTTGTGGAGAACAATACAATACTGAAGTTGTGGAAAAATAACAAAAGCAGTGCATCAATAATAGCCTGTCAATATTCCATGGATTCCATGTATGTTGCTTTTGTTTCAAATATttcttgcattttttttttcacatcatgACGAGAGGAGTACagaaacagagaaagcataAGAATTCTGACAAACTGTGTCTTCTGCATTACAGTACAGCACATCAAGCATTACAAACACTACACAACGTAGCCCATGAATTGCTCTCAACTAGAGCTCTGATGTGAGCCAGCCAAACCAACCTGGATCTGGTCCGCAGACTTTCACTATCCGGGACGCCATGAACCCTTCTGTCCTTGTGTACATATAGGAGCAGGACATGGCCCAATCCTAGACTGAAAGTTCTTACAGTGGAGATCTTCATTGAAGTCATTGCATTTAGTGGGGATCTTTATTGAAGTTAGTGAGGATATTTATTGAAGTTAGTGGGGATCTTTATTGAAGTCCtaattgtcctagaattgttgagaaaattgctttaaaaagcttaaactgttaaccatgttgttagtcactttggttaaaaatgcgtcagccaaatgtaatgtaatgaagtTAGTGGGGAACTTTATTGAAGTCATTGAAGTTAGTGGGGATCTTTATTGAAGCCTGGTCTAAGACTTTTGGTCTGTGTAGAAAAAGACTAGACTTTTAGTTGAGGACCAGGCCTAATCCATGTCTGGAAACACGACACCTAGAGTATCTGTATGCGCTAAATAGAGCTGGTTTACATAAGCTGACATTGTGTTACTCACCATATTattcttgttgtttttttttgtttattcattTGTGATGGCTTAAGGACTTAACTCCCCTTCATCCCTCTAAGCATTTCTTCTCCACTTTGGGAATCAACACACAAAAATAGATCTATTTAAATAAACAGAATATTCATTAACAGATgagatgtcctcaggctgcgtTGTCTGTTGCGGTTCATCTTAAATAATCATCAGGAGGCCAAAGGTCAGTATGAATAAAAAGCACAGTGCACGAGCCATATATGTTTTCAGTTTTTCAGTTCACAACATGTTTCCAAGATAATACTGGAAAATGTTCTCAAAGCCAGCACCTTCAAGCAACGCCTTTTTACTTAGTTCCCCGAAAAAAAAGCAACATTGTTTTGAACAGTatattttatctctctctctttctgtcttcatGGAGTCTGTAGACTATgagctctctctcctcactggaAACTAATGCAAGAGCCGGCAACTTCTCCAGCACAGCACATCCTGCTGGGTTCTGCACACTGGGCTCTAGTTCTTGTCCCAGCTAACAGAGGGCCGGGTGTGACAAAGGTCCGGAACCGAACCGAACCGATCCCCTATCAGACAAACAATatgtcccccctctctctctcttatgtctctctgcccccccccccccccctcaatctCATCAGACACCCTGCAGTTCTCTGTCCGTGTGGGTGAGAGTGGGCAGCAGTACCAGCAGCAGCGCCCCCTGTTGGCTGGGCTCAGTAGTAGCGGTTGAGGCTGCGCGTGCCGGGGATGTCGGGCTGGCCGTTCATCCAGATCTCGCGGATGATGCGCTCGCGCTCCTCCAGCCGCTGGGCGCGCTCCAGCTCCTCGGCCGACGTGAACACGTTGGTGTTGAGCGTCCGTTCGAAGCGCCGGTGCCGCCGTGCCGACAGGTCCGACGTGGTGTCCCAGTCCGACTCCGACTCGCTGGTGCTGCTGTTGCCGGGCTCCACCGCTGCAGTCTTGCCCGGCTTGCGGTTCCGTGGGACCCGCCGGGCCCTGCAGTCCGTGCGGCAGGAGATCTGGACCACCAGCGCCAGAAGAGTGACCACCAGGCCCAGACAAATACCACACACAAAGTACAGCGCCGCTCGCTCCGGGTGGTCTGTGGGGCAAAATCGATATTACATTAACATTCACATATAAAACAAACTTCAGTATGCTTGCGACTGTTTTTACCTGACTTACAGTACATGATGTCATTGATATTACATTATCAttcacatataaaaaaaacccTTAGTATGCTTGGGACTGTTTGTTCCTGACATACATGAGGTCATGAGGACATTTGCGGGGCAAAAGGTATACAATACAAATCCACTATGAAGATTTAAGCAATATTTTATTGTACACAGCTCTTGTTACAGAGTAATTAAATCATAAAGCTTTAATTATGATCACTATCAGCACAAACTCTGCAGTTCCATAAACTTCACTCTTTAACCCCAGTATTTGTTAGCATCTTACACTCCAGGCCTAAATGTACAGTTACAGGGAGGGTACACCGGACACGTAACTAAAGCGTTCCGTTTGCATTGCATCTGCTGCAACCATTAGCTTCccctataatcaatggaactggctacaccagacgtgatagcggcacgtacatttgaaaaaaatgcctaaAACTATTTCTACGCTAAGCgaacggagcgcttcagttCATTTCAGTTCAGTTGCGGATCCGGTGTAGCCTTTCTGTTATGCTCTTAACATGGGCTATGAGATGTGAATTGTGTCCCACAACTCAAATCAGCTTTGATTTAAGGAAGATGATCGGTCAATGTCAGAAAATGGATAGTGTATAGTGTACTCACATAAGCATTTAAGAACATTAAAGGATCTACAGTCAGTAAGAGAACACAATGAGGTTTTGGGGCCAAGGAATGCTAACGAAACAGATTCTATTGTCTGTGTGCAGCTGGGGAGGAGATCTGTTCTGGCTGCATGGCTTGGTTATCGTACAGGCAGCCACTCAGGACATGAGCAGGAACATGAAGAGCCTAGggtgctttttgtgtgtgtgtgtgtgtgtgtgtgtgtgccgttacTGTGGCACATGTAGCTGCCACCACAGCTGCCACCAGGATGCAGACGGGAGCCAGAGCTGAGCCAGAGCTCCACGGTGGCCGGTGTCAAAAGCACTCATCATTTTCAGATGGTAATGTGTGTGAAAAACAACCGCGCAAACACCCAACAGTCCAACAGTCCAACAGTCACCCAAAACATGACTACAGAACATTAAATCTGAGAATAAGTTTATAATGACAGTCTAATTGAAGCCAGAGCTGATACAGTATTTCAACATGAACACTGTCAACACTAGAACTGTTGCGATTCCAGTTCCACAATACAGGCAGCACACATATATTACATGCATAGGGTGTGGGCCACATGACACAAAGACAATACACATCGCATGGGTTCCATACATTGATTAAGCTTAGCTAGTTTACTAGGGCATATTGCTGGATTTAAAATGGTCAGGTCTGCCCTTCAATATCACCACGACCACTCCCCACATCTTACTATTTGGCAGAGCATCGCCAGACTAGAATCCGAAGGAAACCTAAAGTGCATTCTGTTTGAATGCATTCATTCGCAAATATTTAGACTTTTTGCACTCTGCTGTCAACATTATATTCTGCAGCATAACATGTCAGAATAGTTGTCATATGCCAACGACTGTCACCCATTCTTAACAGTGTGTTAGGTAGACAAAGTAGATCCACATTTgagcacatttaaacacacatattaagGAGCCGATATGTTTAAAAGTCAGAACTGGCTCTGTTCCCTGGGTGTTGGCCTTCTCTGTGTTAGGAGTACGGAGATGGAGCTACAGGGCAAGGGTCACACTCACCTGCTATGAACGAGCAAGCAGCCAGCGCGTTGCTAATAATGGCCATCTCCTTGTTGATGACCTTGGTGTCCAGGTCCGGGCTCAGCGTGCTACCGGACATCTCATCCAGGTCGCGGAACCGAGTGGTGTCCTCCGCAGCGTAGACCCCTGACTCCCTCTGCTGCTTACCTCTTCTCACTGTGGAACCACAGAAACATTGCAGaacattaaagctgcagttggcaagtctgacagatgggacttagccaaaatgttgaatgtttacaactctcatgcccctcccccactaccaccaagcaccctcttatcgagtttgtgctcgtcaatgcgcaccagactgcaccagactgtgattgacagtcagatctcacacagcccagaagaactgggagctatggatttttgcaaaacaaataacaggctctaagGAACCCACGAGAACAGACGTGTGTAGAGAACTTGTTGGTGAACACAGTTTCATGGGCAGGACATTCTCTCTTTCAACACAACAACatctgcacacaaacaaaccatacGTAATTAATTTCTGATGCAGCTCCTCAATGTTTCCTCAAAACAGGACAGTGGCTCCGATGTCAATCAAAAAGGAGACAACATAAACATGAAAggcaaactatttttttttccactgcAGTCAAGAACATTGAGAACAAAAAGATGTTTTTTCATCCACACACCTCCCATATATTCATCAGTGACTTGATTGATTGTGGCTGTCAAGACGACTGCAAGTAAATTACAGGCTTCTCACAGGCAAATGCATAGAATACCCTCTAATCACGGGCTCCAACTTTCTTACTTGTGAAAATGCCAACGGTTGCGTCTTAACAAATAGAGCCAGAGCGTCTTTGAGCACATTTGTTTaccaagaaaaaaacacaagacTCAAAGAAGTTAAAAGAAGAGGAAAGTGCTGTTGATGAAACGCATTGTAAACACTTAATAAAAGTGAAAAGACTTGGCTGGTGGAATCTTTCCATAATTTGACTTTTCCAGTTGTTCTGCTCGGGGGGACAGACTGTGGTCAGATCTGGTCAACTGTGAGGCCACAAAGGCATGTGTGTCTGGGGTTCTGTCTCCTTccgaaagaaaagaaagacagaaagaaaaaaaacagccctTTCCTTTCCTACTCCTCGGAAGTGCTCAggacattcagacacacagctTCTGTTTCCAGATTCTCCCAAGACCCCTTTGGCCTGAATAAAAAAGTcaacctcccctccctccctccctgagaTGCCTTGTCTACTTAGCCTGCATGACTTCCTCATATTAAGTCAAGGGTTCACCTTCACGTCTCCTTGAAAGCTACTTGGCACAAAACATCTCGGTTCTCCTGGAAGTTAAATTCCTTACAAGTACCACAGtttgcactgtactgttaaaAGATAATGAGCTCTGCAGACTGAATTCACATGGTCCAGACAACGTAACAGCCAAATTCTGAATTCAAACCGAAATGCACAGGTCACACCAGGTCAGTAACTGGGTTTTTGGGTCCAAAAGCAGTGACGTTCACTGAAGCCAATGACAATATCAGCTTTCCCCTTGATTGAGTCCTGATGAGTGTTTACACGTTGCAAGGCTTTCCTGTAAGCCTCCTTAAACACAGACAGTTACTCACAATACATTGCACAACACATCATTCACATCATTGTTCAAATTAAGATAAGGCTGCTATTGACCTCGGTAAATCTCTTCTGGCGTATTTTTGTTGTTTCTGTTCACTAAACGCAACATCGAAAGAGCCAGGATGAGGAGGGGCTCCATCACGTCACCTAAACATCATCACCCACTGGAGATCCCCCAGCTTCCCTGACACCCCCAGCCCCCCCTACCCCACTTCCCTCCCCTGGCTTGCATTACTATCCCAACAGCCTCAGGGGGTGGGAGAGGGGGATTCCAAATCAACTCCATATGCTCCCAGCAGAGAGAAGCCATTTCCCAAGTTCACTGTCAGCAGCTCCAGACCCCATGGATACCACAAAGGCCCCTGCCTGGCTCCCAGAGCTGTTTCTGAGGGGCTCCCCAGCCAGCGTGTCCTCACCTTAACACTATGTTAACTACCCACAGGTGGTCAGCACTGGGCAGTGCACACAAACATCCCAAATCTAATATCCCAAAAGCATCTGagtgaaattgtgaagtatgaACATGTAAGCCTACAGTACACAGGCAGCTTAATAACAAGTACCCAACAGTAAGTAGAAGTCTGTGTTCAGGCCAaactacatgtacagtatgcatgtctTTTCTAATGGCAAAATGAAGAACAGttgaaaaagaaagacattGAGTGCATTTTTCAAATTCATGGCTAAAAACATGGCAACATTCTAATGAGGTGTTTTCACGCGTTACGTCCTGAAGCTCTTTTGTACATTCATGCAGAGAAGAACCcaggacaggaagtgagttgGAGAGATGAACGTGCCGGTGCAAACTGACTGGCAATGACTCAGCCACCGCATCACTTGGCTGGCGTAAGCAGATGATATAACTCCACCGAAAGCCATAGTGTGAGGGCTACACATCACACTGTgttattaacccttaaaggtgtaggtttagaaaacgttctaagttccgcaacaattgaaggttctaaaattctatgttgaattcaatgaacccagatattctttagaacgttcatttctcaacattccctcctttaagggttaagtgtACTGCTGCACAAGTAGTTAAACGGGACACAGTTGCTTCCAATTGACTACGATTGTATAGCTGTGGTTATGACTAGTTATATAGGCATCATGTTAATTGCAATGACTGTGTTTATGGCTAGCCCCTACTTGACTCGCAGTGAAGCCTGTTGTGTTCGGTTGTCCTCGAGGGACCTCACCTGTTCTGGCGTTTCCTAAGAGCGGGGGTGGGGGGCCATCCGGGGGGGTGTCATCTGTTGCTGTGCTGAAGCGCTcttgggggaggagggaggctgCGGACAAGCGCTCATGGGTCTCCTCCAGCAGTCGTCTCAGAACTACACATACCAGGGCAGAGAGGACATGACCAAAGACAGAGGAGATGAAACGCCGTGAAGCCCCTGTGCTGAGTCACACCGTACCGACTAACAGAGAGAATCCTCTTACTGGCCCTTCTCTTCTCCTAATTCCTCCATGTGGACTCAGCTTGTCTGAGCCATGATTTTTAAAAAGGGATAAGGTGCATCTGTCTTTGCAATGATCATCAAAGCATgaaatgagatttttttttttttaactaaacAGCCCCAGTAGACAGTCAAAGCTCTCATTCAG
It encodes:
- the LOC121693254 gene encoding protein eva-1 homolog A-like isoform X2, giving the protein MSGSTLSPDLDTKVINKEMAIISNALAACSFIADHPERAALYFVCGICLGLVVTLLALVVQISCRTDCRARRVPRNRKPGKTAAVEPGNSSTSESESDWDTTSDLSARRHRRFERTLNTNVFTSAEELERAQRLEERERIIREIWMNGQPDIPGTRSLNRYY